The following is a genomic window from Candidatus Hydrogenedentota bacterium.
GCCTCATCACAATGGCCGGGCAAAGAGACACTCGTCTCTAAGCCGAGCGTCTGTATCTGCGTCTCAAGCTCTTTACGTAAGGGGCCTTCTCCCGCTATTACCAATCGTGCAGTGGGAAAGCGCAGCTTCACACGGGCAAAAGCCTCTAAAAGACGGGCATGGTCTTTGTGTGAAACCAAAGCGCCCGCTGAAAAAAGGAAGGGTACATTCTCCGGTATGTCAAGACTGCTTCTTGAAACTGCAGGCATCATGGCCCGTTGCATATCTACCGAACTGTGAACTGTTTTCAGACGCTCTTCCGGCAAGCCATAGGCAAGCAATGTTTCATGCACCACTTCAGAAACACATAAAATACGATGGGCACGATGGTATTTCCAACGGCTCAACCTATGTTTTTTAGGCATAAAATTGACGCGCCGTGAAACCACAACACGCGCGGGCGCGCCGAAGACTGTTGCCAGTACAGCCAGGCCATGGGCATGACTCGAATGGGCGTGGAAAATATCGATACGATGGCGTTTGGCGAGGCGGGCAAG
Proteins encoded in this region:
- a CDS encoding glycosyltransferase, translating into MITVAHVNEQKGLRGGERQASWLVRGLDKEGVKNIVIGRQGEPFIAMHPEMDNLIRIPLPLRGELDLYTAYQLARLAKRHRIDIFHAHSSHAHGLAVLATVFGAPARVVVSRRVNFMPKKHRLSRWKYHRAHRILCVSEVVHETLLAYGLPEERLKTVHSSVDMQRAMMPAVSRSSLDIPENVPFLFSAGALVSHKDHARLLEAFARVKLRFPTARLVIAGEGPLRKELETQIQTLGLETSVSLPGHCDEAPGICRSADLYVSSSWSEGLGTSILEALATGTPVVA